TAGACAAAATCCTACAACCTGTGTAATCAACACATACTTGTGTAGTGGTATCTACaactattactttttaaaaagattttattggccggcactgtggctcactaggctaatcctccgcctgtggtgccggcacacggggttctagtcccagtcagggcactggattctgtcccggttgctcctcttccaggccagctctctgctgtggcccaggagtgcagtggaggatggcccaagtccttgggccctgcatccgcatgggaggccaggaggaggcacctggctcttgggttcggattagcgcagcgtgccggccacagcagccattgggggctgaaccaacagaaaaggaagacctttctctctgtctgtagagttacaaagagagggaaagacaaaaggtcttccatccgctggttcactccccagttggctgcaatggccagagctgagccaatctgaagccaggagccaggagtttctttcagatctcccttgcaggtgcaggggcccaagcatttgggccattttctactactttcccagtccatagcagagagctgaatcagaagaggagcagccaggacataaactggcacccatatgggattccggcacttcaAGCAGAGCCTtaggccactatgccacagcgccagccccacagttaattttttatttgagaggtagcgctacagagagggagagacagagagaaacgtcttccatctgctggttcactccccagatggccacaatggctggagctgggcagatccaaagccaggagccaggagccaggagatttttccaagtctcccacacaggtgcaggggcccaagaacttcagccatcttctgctttcccaggccaaaagaagggagctggagtgatagagtagccaggactcaaaccagtgcctatgtgggatgctggcatcacaggcagaggcttagcctactaagccagtCGGCCCCTGTTACATTGCTTTCATTGGAAATTTGTTGCAAATCCAGCACAGAAACTTCTGGACTCAACAAACTTGAAACACAATGCTGAGAGCTGACTATACAAATGTGAAAAGAGTGTATGTGAATCTACAATTTTACctacaaaatttcagttaaagAACATTTTAGTCAGGTGTTTGGGGCCTGCCTGCATCCAtactgagtgcctggtttgtgttctggccaTCCCACTTCCAAGCCAACTTTCTGGTAGTGCACTTCCCAGGAAGgggcagatgatagctcaagtattagggtccctgccacccacatgggcgactaCTGAGTTCCGGGCTTctgcttttgcctggtccagccttggttattgcaggcatttgaagggtGAATATGCTGAAGGtgattgtctttcaaataaaatgaaaataatttaaaaagccagCCTGTGTTCCAGGAATAGCAAGGGTGAGAAGGGAAACCAAAGCAGCTCCTTTCTTGTACCAGTTTTCtctgggtgctttttttttttttttatgtttcatcttACCAGGGTTTCTGGACCAAGATAATTGACATTTGAAGCCAGattaattctttgttgtggggggCTTTCCTATACAGTGTAGGTTTAGCACCCTTCTGATCCTCTACCCACTAGAAAGCAGTAGCATTCCCCTGCCAATTGTGACAGTCAGAACTGtcccagacattgccaaatgtctcCATGGGGCCAAAATCCCCATAGCTGAGATCACTATCacatacaatataaaatattaacagcTGAGTGCACAACATGGCCCAGGCTCTATGCTTAACAGTTGAACATGTGATCTCTGACACAGCAACCTCCAAAGAGggttttatccccattttacaatcAGGAAACCCAAGGTTATCCAGCCAAGACCAGCTCTGTATCAACCCAAATATCATGCTTTCTACtacacagctctgcttcccaagAATTCTGAAAAGTTGGGGGAAGAAAAGTCGTAATTGAATTCAGATTTGATAGATTAGTGGGTGGCAAGCAGACAAGCTGGCAAAGGGCACTCCAAGGTAGGAGGCTATTCAAAGGTATAGGATGAGGACGGAGTGGCACATTTAACCTTGTAAGTACAccatgtatttttgttgtttcccAATTAGACTGTGAGCCCTTTCACATGATCAGTCCAGCGCACAACTGGCAAATGAAGGCCCCTGATGTTTCCCACGTTAGAGTCGTGCCAGAATCCCACCACCATCATTACCATCCTCTTGTTCATCCATCCCTCCctatctcccctcccctctcccttctttcccATATTTTTTAAGGGCAGAGGAAGGGTGAACACTGGAACTAGATTAGAACTCAGAATGGTTCAAATGATGATATTTGTTAGAAGCCAAAGACCCAACCCTGAGTTCAGTGTGGCCTCAAGACTTTGGCAAAGGACTAACCAGATCCGCCGGGTGGTTCAGGCTCGTGGCGGTATCAGGCCAAGGCAAAGAGGAGCTAGTAAACaactgcctttatttatttattttttttaaagatatgtttatttgaaaagcagagtgagagagggagggagaagacagaaacagaaagatcttccatccacagggttcactccccaaatagctccaacagccaaggctaggccaggcaaagGCCAAGGAactagaaattccatctgggtctcctatctgAGTGgagtctctttttcaaataaaatgcaaataaatatttaaaaaagacactTTCAAGAGAACCAACAACTTTTATGCTGACAACACAGTCAAAAGTCTGGAAGCAGCAGCTCAGCCAGAAGCACCAGATGTCTTCTGAGGACAAGGAACCTTCCTTGCCTCCCCAACAGCGACCGGACTGGGCCTCTGTGCAAAATGGGACTTGTGACAGGCATACTCTTAAGATGACGACCAAATAAGGTGCGAGGCTCTTATGCTCAGCTCACTAGCCCTGTAAAGACAGGATAAACTTCCAGTTAGACCCACAGCTTGGGGGCAGCCACCATGTGCTTCCCATCCCAAGGGCCCATGCCCTGGATCTCACAAGCACCATCGTTTCTTATGTTGCTGACTCAGGCAAAAACTCCTTTATCTACTCCTCACCCcacattctctcttcctctgcagaCATCAGCCCTGGCACGCACAACTCAGGCACTTACCCAGGTAATCGTCCATCAGGGAGCCAATAGCAAACTGCAGGAGGGaatgaaaaggaaatgaagcCAAGGCGAGGACAGAATCACCCCcacgccccctcctccccgccttCTGCCATCCAACCCTCTTCCTGGAAGAAAAGCACAGACGCCTCAGCAATTGTGGGTGGAACGAAATCCTGGACCTCAGCCCTGCCTGGAATGGGCAAGACTCACAATGTCATTCTTGTCCACACGGGTCCCCACAATCTTCAGGCGGATCTCATCATCCTGCTGAATCACAATGTCCTGGGCAGAGGAGAGAACAGGATCCTCAAGACACGTCCAGGCCAACTCTCCCTCCCAGCGCCTAATCTTTCCTCCTTCTGCCTGACGTCTTCCTCCCCACTCACCTCATCCATTGTCTTGTAGCATGGTGGGTTGGAATTGGGATCAAACTCCATCTCTGATGGGATAGActgaaaggaaaagtgaaagtAGGTCAacactttaattttcatttccttatctaTACACTTCCTTGGGAGGCAGAGAACGCccgtccactgatttactctccaaatgcccacaatggcccaagcctggggccaaagccaggagctgggaactcagtccaggtctcccaccagggcagtagggacccaatcacttgagccatcaccaactgCCTTcgtagggtacacattagcaggaggctggagtcagcagccagagatgAGTATAGAACCCAGGAGGGTCAGCACTTTCAACAGATGCTTCAATAGATGGCCACAAACGGGCGCCTCTTTCTAGCCCCTACCCAGTGTCCCAAACTTACGTGTCGAGAGATGAAGCAAGACATTGGCCCAATTTCTGTGAAGAGTCCAACCTAGAAGGAAAATGAATTATTTCGCTTTTTCTTCCCCTCCAAGTCTTTTGTTCCCATTTTTATTGATTCCTACAATTTTACTCATGTTCTCTGACCGGTATGAATTGTAGCATTTGTTTGcacttctcttttttattaatatttcattatgtatttagctattttatgtatctgaaacgcagagtgacagaaaaaacaGAGAATCAGATCTTTTGTCCAacggttcagtccctaaatggcctcagtggctgggacTGTACCCAGGACCCCAGAAtaccagccaggtctcccacgtgggtggcaagggcccaagcacgtgggtcatcttccactgctttctcaggcacattagcaggaagaagcACAGGAAACAGCACCTGGATGCCAACCGGCACACTGATATGCAACAATACTGGAATGTAAGtaagcctaacccactgcaccacaatgccagcaccaatcTTTCATTTTAAGTTAAGTAAAACAGTGCAGTAGTAAAGAGCCTAAACCTAggacttcagagagagagagagatctttcatctgcaggttcactctccaaatggctgcaatgattagggctgggtcaggcaaaagccaggagccaagaacttcctccgagtctcctacaggggtgcagagacccaagaacttggaccatcctccaccactttcccaggagcattagtagggagctagatgggaagtggagcagccgggacttgaacctgcacccatatggaatgtcggtgCTGTACATCGTGGatttaacccgctgggccacagcgctggccccaggactctACCATTATGACTATTAATACTGACTCACATGCCTCCTGAGAAAGGCAGGACCAAGATTCCTAGAACCATTTGGCAAGTGAGGAAACTCGAGTACAAAGAAGTGACTTAGCCAAAGGCACAGAGCTAGCAAGcggagcagggacccaaaccagctCCTCCCAGGGACCATCCCGTTGCCTCCTCTATGTGAGGACTCACCTTGTTGACCTGAGTGACAACTGCATCCACGACCTCACCTTTAAAGGGCCGGAAAACAATGGCCTTGTACTTAACAGGATAAAGCACAAAGCCTCGGCCTGGCTGAATCACGCCTGCGCCGATGTTGTCTATGGTGGTGACAGCGATGACGAAGCCATACCTGTGAggaggatgagagagaaaggttctATATGTGCAAGGGCCTCTAAGGCCATCTGCAACAGAGTCCTCCAGCCTGGGAAGGGATTAGGAGGGCAAGTAGACAGCAGCTCTGCCCCAGAGCTCTTCATAACCGAGAGAGGCCACAGATCAGGATCTGTAAAGGCCACGTGCTGCTCTCCTGTTTTCACAACAAACATCCGAAGTGGCTGCAGACCTCAATCTTTGAGCTGCCTTAGAATCATCTGGGAGGAGCGTGTGagaatgcagattcccaggcctgGGCTTTGCTGTAGGCTCAAGTGCTGCCCCGCCCTGAGCTGAGTGCCAGTTCACTCCTACCGCTCTGTGAAGAACCCAAAGACAGTCGAGCCCAggcctcctcccttcctcacccCGTCGACCCACATTTTCTGGTCATTCACTCAGGAAACACGCTGTGCCATGGCAAAGCCCTGGGCTCAGCAGAAACCGAGGGACAAGGATTAAGCTGTGAGCCCCACGCGTGCTGGCCTCATTCCATCGTGTTCTCTGCATGTTCCGAGGGCCCAACACGGGGCGCGGCTCACAGCAGGAGCGCGCAGTAAATGAATGAGAAATCCAGGCTGAAGGAAGTTACTCGGCTTTACAGAGGGCGCCGCGGGAAGCCAGGGTAAGAGGCAACTCGCTACCAGGGTCGCCTGCGAGGGTGAGAGGGCTCCCCAGCGTGGGGGGCCAGGTGCCGCAGCCTACGTTGGGAGGGGGGCGgctgcaggtacagggccccgtGTGCGCGCCGCCGAGACCACACGCACGGCCACAGTACTCACTTGCCAGTGCAAGTCCCCTCCACCTCGGTGAAGAGCTTCTGCTTCACCGTGTTGAGCAAGTTAGGGCCAAAGTAGCGCGGGTGCAGCAGGATCTCGTGCTCCAGGGAGATCTGCGGGGACAGCGGAACGCAGATGGAGGACGGGCCAAGCAGCAGCCCCTCGCACCGGCGCCCCGTTCCTCCTCTCGACCCAGCCCTCGCCATCACCCCGCGCCCTGCTCACGTGGTAGAACATCTTCCCCCACGAGACTCCAAGACAAGCCGCCAGCAGCGCCACAAACACCGACCCACTGGCTTCACCGGAAGCGCACGCAGCGGAGCCGCCCCTCGCTTCCGGGTCCGCCGGAAGTGGGCGGGACTCCTTCCAGTCGACGGATACGATTGGGCCTCCCTGTGGAGGTTTGCTGAAGCTCCGCCCCTCGGTTCCTCCGCTGGCGCTCAAACCTTGCCCGCTCCGCCAAGTAGCTTATGGTACATGTGAACTGATTATTTTAAACTGAATTAATTCCTGGGGAAAGATGACGTAATTGTTTTAACAGCGGATTCATTCCCAAGTATTGTACAGACTGCTCTCCCATAGTCGACGTGGTGTTAAAGTAGCTAGGTGGatattagccttttttttttttttccaaggttttatctatttgggaggcagagttagagaagtagagagagagaggtcttccatcctctggttcactccccaaatggccgcgaagGCCGGAGCTGGctcaatcggaagccaggagcctactcagggactcccacgtgggtgcagggcccaaggactcgggccatcttccactgctttcccaggtcatagcagagagctggatcggaatggagaagcagggactcgaactggcacgcgtatgggatgccggcactagaagcagcggctttacctgctatgccacaacgccagcccctgctccacttctgatccaactcctttcTAAAAGCCTGAGAGAAGcggtggaaaatgacccaagtgcttgggcccctgtacccacagaggagacctggaagaagctcctgcctcccagctttggcctggcccagccctcatcattgtaccctttggggagtgaaccagtggatagaagacttgttcctttctctctcactgtaactctgacttacaaatatttttaaaaaaaattggtggaggttggcgttgtggtgcagtgggataaagtcatgacctgcagcgctggcatccaatatggatgccaattcaagtcctggcagctccacttttttttttaagatttttttttttttttttgagaggtagagttacagacaatgagaaggagag
This window of the Lepus europaeus isolate LE1 chromosome 7, mLepTim1.pri, whole genome shotgun sequence genome carries:
- the POLR2G gene encoding DNA-directed RNA polymerase II subunit RPB7 yields the protein MFYHISLEHEILLHPRYFGPNLLNTVKQKLFTEVEGTCTGKYGFVIAVTTIDNIGAGVIQPGRGFVLYPVKYKAIVFRPFKGEVVDAVVTQVNKVGLFTEIGPMSCFISRHSIPSEMEFDPNSNPPCYKTMDEDIVIQQDDEIRLKIVGTRVDKNDIFAIGSLMDDYLGLVS